The Streptomyces camelliae genome window below encodes:
- a CDS encoding DUF3046 domain-containing protein, with translation MRLTVFWQRMAEHFGPGYADTFARDHVMSELGGRTVNEALDSGWDAKDVWRVVCTVMDVPGERR, from the coding sequence ATGCGGTTGACGGTCTTCTGGCAGCGGATGGCGGAACACTTCGGTCCGGGGTACGCCGACACCTTCGCGCGCGATCACGTCATGTCGGAGCTGGGCGGGCGCACGGTGAACGAGGCGCTGGACTCCGGCTGGGACGCGAAGGACGTGTGGCGCGTGGTCTGCACCGTCATGGACGTGCCGGGCGAGCGGCGCTGA
- a CDS encoding response regulator transcription factor, translated as MTVQTPTETLLGRLTGRERQVLELVADGKSNLAIERELHLRPKTVEAHLRSLFCKLGLEQSPYEHRRVMAVVTYLGHRPAA; from the coding sequence GTGACCGTTCAGACGCCTACGGAGACATTGCTCGGCCGGCTCACCGGCAGGGAGCGGCAGGTCCTCGAACTCGTCGCCGACGGCAAGTCCAATCTGGCGATCGAACGGGAGCTCCACCTGCGCCCCAAGACGGTCGAGGCGCATCTGCGCAGTCTGTTCTGCAAGCTCGGACTGGAGCAGAGTCCCTATGAACACCGCCGGGTCATGGCCGTGGTCACCTACCTCGGCCACCGCCCCGCCGCGTGA
- a CDS encoding AI-2E family transporter — MAPTDEETEPVTQHTASTGATTPDRPPVRSTVVPGGRMPRWLPRAMVLALALIAVFQLGTWAFHQLTGLLINVLIAFFLALAIEPAVSRMAARGMRRGLATFLVFLVLTIAAAGFITLLGSMLAGQIIKMVEGFPDYLDSLIRWINDSFHTDLKRVDVQEGLLHSDWLRKYAQNSAAGVLDVSQQVLGGLFQLLTVGLFSFYFAADGPRLRRALCSVLPPARQAEVLRAWEIAVDKTGGYLYSRGLMALISGIAHYILLQALGVPYAPVLGVWVGLVSQFIPTIGTYLAGALPMLIAFTVDPWYAVWVLAFVVAYQQVENYMLQPKLTARTVDIHPAVAFGSVIAGIALLGAVGALIAIPAVATLQAFLGAYVKRYAVTDDPRVQGHQGRGPGRPGMLARIRRPQAGEPEAEETA, encoded by the coding sequence GTGGCACCCACTGATGAGGAAACCGAGCCCGTGACCCAGCACACGGCATCCACCGGTGCGACGACGCCCGACCGGCCCCCGGTCCGGAGCACCGTCGTCCCGGGCGGCCGCATGCCACGCTGGCTGCCGCGCGCCATGGTGCTCGCCCTCGCGCTGATCGCCGTGTTCCAGCTGGGCACGTGGGCCTTCCACCAGCTGACCGGATTGTTGATCAACGTGTTGATCGCGTTCTTCCTGGCCCTCGCGATCGAGCCCGCCGTGAGCCGGATGGCCGCCCGGGGGATGCGCCGGGGCCTGGCCACCTTCCTGGTCTTCCTGGTGCTGACGATCGCCGCCGCCGGGTTCATCACCTTGCTCGGATCCATGCTGGCCGGCCAGATCATCAAGATGGTCGAGGGCTTCCCGGACTACCTTGACTCGCTCATCAGGTGGATCAACGACTCCTTCCACACCGACCTCAAGCGTGTGGACGTCCAGGAGGGTCTGCTCCACTCGGACTGGCTGCGCAAGTACGCGCAGAACAGCGCGGCCGGTGTCCTCGACGTGTCCCAGCAGGTGCTCGGCGGACTGTTCCAGCTGCTGACGGTGGGCCTGTTCTCGTTCTACTTCGCCGCCGACGGACCCCGGCTGCGCCGCGCGCTGTGCTCCGTGCTGCCACCCGCGCGCCAGGCCGAGGTGCTGCGCGCCTGGGAGATCGCCGTCGACAAGACAGGCGGCTACCTCTACTCGCGCGGCCTGATGGCGCTCATCTCCGGTATCGCCCACTACATCCTGCTCCAGGCCCTCGGCGTGCCGTACGCGCCCGTGCTCGGTGTCTGGGTGGGCCTCGTCTCGCAGTTCATCCCCACCATCGGGACGTATCTCGCGGGCGCGCTGCCGATGCTGATCGCGTTCACCGTCGACCCCTGGTACGCGGTGTGGGTGCTGGCCTTCGTCGTGGCCTACCAGCAGGTCGAGAACTACATGCTCCAGCCCAAGCTGACCGCCAGGACCGTCGACATCCACCCGGCGGTCGCCTTCGGCTCGGTCATCGCGGGCATCGCACTGCTCGGCGCCGTCGGCGCGCTGATCGCCATTCCGGCAGTGGCCACCCTCCAGGCCTTCCTGGGCGCCTATGTGAAGCGGTACGCCGTCACGGACGACCCCCGGGTGCAGGGGCACCAAGGCAGGGGGCCGGGCCGTCCCGGGATGCTCGCGCGAATACGCCGGCCGCAGGCCGGAGAGCCCGAGGCGGAGGAAACGGCGTGA
- a CDS encoding polyprenyl synthetase family protein → MAAERWDAAVFRARVDQVLRGFVAQEADLLAEVDPALGSVADQLEAAVANGKRLRAAFCYWGWRAAGQPDSDALLRAAASMELVHAAAVVHDDLIDDSPLRHGRPTAHLALRGAVAGHPRPGAAARSLAMLVGDLLMSLAGQLFATCGLPAAYLARARPLWSLLARELIAGECLEILHTGAVPDTTASLKVIRYKTAKYTVEHPLLIGGTLAGAGERLRAGYSAYGLPLGEAFQLRDDLLGLFGDPERTGKADSDDVRGHRPTALLAETWRIAGTDERERLRTLLGRGEPDRAGLDAVREVMHRLGARERVENMISARVAEALDALHGLDVPVTAADALAGLAHAATARPF, encoded by the coding sequence ATGGCGGCTGAGCGCTGGGACGCGGCCGTGTTCCGGGCCCGCGTCGACCAGGTGCTGCGCGGCTTCGTCGCCCAGGAGGCCGATCTGCTGGCCGAGGTCGATCCGGCCCTGGGCTCCGTGGCCGACCAGTTGGAGGCGGCGGTCGCGAACGGCAAACGGCTGCGGGCGGCGTTCTGCTATTGGGGCTGGCGCGCGGCCGGCCAGCCGGACAGCGACGCGTTGCTGCGGGCCGCGGCCTCCATGGAGCTGGTGCATGCCGCCGCGGTCGTCCACGACGACCTGATCGACGACAGCCCGCTGCGGCACGGCCGGCCCACCGCCCATCTGGCGCTGCGCGGTGCCGTGGCCGGTCATCCACGTCCCGGCGCCGCGGCGCGGTCGCTGGCGATGCTGGTCGGGGATCTGCTGATGTCGCTGGCCGGGCAATTGTTCGCCACGTGCGGTCTGCCCGCCGCGTATCTGGCCCGCGCCCGCCCGCTGTGGTCGCTGCTCGCCCGGGAGCTGATCGCGGGTGAGTGCCTGGAGATCCTGCACACGGGGGCCGTCCCGGACACCACGGCGTCACTGAAGGTGATCCGGTACAAGACCGCCAAGTACACAGTCGAGCACCCCCTGTTGATCGGCGGCACCCTGGCCGGGGCCGGTGAACGGCTGCGCGCGGGCTACTCCGCGTACGGGCTGCCGCTCGGCGAGGCCTTCCAGCTGCGCGACGACCTGCTCGGCCTGTTCGGGGACCCGGAGCGCACCGGCAAGGCCGACAGCGACGACGTACGCGGGCATCGTCCCACCGCGCTGCTGGCGGAGACCTGGCGCATCGCAGGCACGGACGAGCGGGAGCGGCTGCGGACACTGCTGGGCCGGGGGGAGCCGGACCGGGCAGGCCTGGACGCCGTGCGGGAGGTGATGCACCGGCTGGGGGCTCGGGAGCGGGTCGAAAACATGATCTCCGCGCGCGTGGCGGAGGCGCTCGACGCGCTGCACGGGCTGGACGTGCCGGTGACCGCCGCCGACGCCCTGGCCGGGCTGGCGCACGCGGCGACGGCCCGCCCGTTCTGA
- a CDS encoding MAB_1171c family putative transporter, giving the protein MTDALHLTCLIVGGTIFLCKAWALLSRARDTVAVTICVYVGLSALSYLLLLPPVYVLIDRWTGIRNSAGMGSGVSVLGLTVAQQYLLMHWTYPRSEARRRFRRRLTLGIVMIAVYVVTFMVFAPRQERFQDFYLEYSQRLFQSPYLVIYTLACLVGQTDVVRHCWRYAQISQRTWLRWGMLTTAVGGALILCYAVLRVTDLAAGPLGYDLHGMEPAVWLCGDVGSMLSLIGWVLPTMGERLSAAARWGRAYRIHGRLYPLWRAL; this is encoded by the coding sequence GTGACCGATGCACTGCACCTGACCTGCCTGATCGTCGGTGGCACCATATTCCTCTGCAAGGCGTGGGCGCTGCTGTCCAGGGCCCGCGACACCGTCGCCGTCACCATCTGCGTGTACGTCGGCCTGTCCGCCCTGAGTTACCTCCTGCTGCTGCCGCCGGTGTACGTGCTGATCGACCGGTGGACCGGCATCCGCAACAGCGCGGGAATGGGGTCGGGTGTGAGCGTGCTGGGTCTGACCGTGGCCCAGCAGTATCTGCTGATGCACTGGACGTACCCGAGGAGCGAGGCGCGGCGCCGCTTCCGGCGCCGGCTCACCCTCGGCATCGTCATGATCGCCGTCTATGTCGTGACCTTCATGGTGTTCGCTCCCCGGCAGGAGCGGTTCCAGGACTTCTACCTGGAGTACAGCCAACGGCTCTTCCAGTCCCCGTACTTGGTCATCTACACGCTGGCCTGCCTGGTCGGGCAGACCGATGTCGTACGGCACTGCTGGAGGTATGCGCAGATTTCCCAGCGCACCTGGCTGCGCTGGGGCATGCTGACCACCGCCGTCGGCGGGGCGCTGATCCTCTGCTACGCGGTGCTGCGCGTGACCGATCTCGCCGCCGGCCCGCTCGGCTACGACCTGCACGGGATGGAACCCGCCGTGTGGTTGTGCGGGGACGTCGGGTCGATGCTCTCGCTGATCGGCTGGGTGCTGCCCACGATGGGGGAGCGGCTGTCCGCGGCCGCCCGATGGGGTCGTGCCTACCGGATCCATGGCCGTCTGTATCCGCTGTGGCGAGCCCTGTAG
- a CDS encoding oxygenase MpaB family protein translates to MTFTEASMDALREAGDELADATVAALFARGEVGTFNTLMRYVSTAGAPLPDGLPDAAREYLQATSVPPAWVDWGEMEKARLFFIDNNVHISTALSFASMPACYVVPHVAKLLSATHSLKYPSKRMAETGQFTVHLMQPDAFEAGSRFIPAAQKVRLLHASIRHHLTREDRWDTAALGTPICQEDMIGGQMFFSMLVLDSLHRLGIHMTAEGAEAYYYAWRVVGAMLGVDQEAAPKTLEEARSFLDLYMIRHMGPSEEGTELTRQLIDLYEEVVPGTLFDPIVSALVRYLVGDTCADWLQVPRTRWDTLVKAVPHLLGVLETIEDHSPLGAWALDRLGHLTTVFELSSLTRGRVMHYAIPEHLKKDYGVTGAVPRTRRWTPPAATVIP, encoded by the coding sequence ATGACCTTCACCGAGGCTTCGATGGACGCCCTGCGGGAGGCCGGCGACGAACTCGCCGACGCCACCGTCGCCGCCCTCTTCGCGCGCGGGGAGGTCGGCACCTTCAACACGCTGATGCGGTACGTCTCCACGGCCGGTGCTCCGCTGCCCGACGGGCTGCCCGATGCGGCCCGTGAGTACCTCCAGGCGACGAGTGTGCCGCCGGCCTGGGTGGACTGGGGCGAGATGGAGAAGGCGCGGCTGTTCTTCATCGACAACAACGTGCACATCTCCACGGCGCTGTCCTTCGCCTCCATGCCGGCCTGCTACGTGGTCCCGCACGTGGCGAAGCTGCTGTCGGCCACGCACTCGCTCAAGTACCCCTCCAAGCGGATGGCGGAGACCGGCCAGTTCACGGTCCACCTGATGCAGCCCGACGCCTTCGAGGCGGGCAGCCGCTTCATCCCCGCCGCCCAGAAGGTACGGCTGCTGCACGCGTCCATCCGGCACCACCTGACACGCGAGGACCGCTGGGACACCGCGGCGCTGGGCACGCCGATCTGCCAGGAGGACATGATCGGCGGGCAGATGTTCTTCTCAATGCTGGTCCTCGACAGCCTGCACCGGCTGGGCATCCACATGACCGCGGAGGGGGCGGAGGCCTACTACTACGCCTGGCGGGTGGTCGGCGCCATGCTCGGCGTGGACCAGGAGGCCGCGCCGAAGACCCTGGAGGAGGCGCGAAGCTTCCTCGACCTGTACATGATCCGTCACATGGGCCCCTCCGAGGAGGGCACGGAGCTGACCCGGCAGCTCATCGACCTCTACGAGGAGGTCGTGCCCGGCACCCTCTTCGACCCGATCGTCTCCGCCCTCGTCCGCTATCTGGTGGGCGACACCTGCGCCGACTGGCTCCAGGTGCCCCGCACGCGCTGGGACACCCTGGTCAAGGCCGTCCCGCACCTCCTCGGGGTCCTGGAGACCATCGAGGACCACTCCCCGCTCGGCGCCTGGGCCCTGGACCGGCTCGGACATCTCACGACGGTCTTCGAGCTGTCGTCCCTCACCCGGGGGCGCGTGATGCACTACGCCATCCCCGAGCACCTGAAGAAGGACTACGGCGTCACCGGCGCGGTGCCTCGCACCAGGCGCTGGACCCCGCCCGCCGCCACGGTCATCCCGTGA
- a CDS encoding helix-turn-helix domain-containing protein: protein MAAEKNESVLAERLDSLFRSSRPEGRPWTNDEVAARLKDANPKLRVSGAYLSALRNGKRERPSHELLTALAHFFGVQPAYFFDQTYADQALTQLALLDELHQAGVRSIALRAAGLPPESLNAVMSVLDEIRKLQGLPPVEE, encoded by the coding sequence ATGGCTGCGGAGAAGAACGAATCGGTGCTCGCTGAGCGTCTGGACAGCCTCTTCCGGTCGAGCCGCCCCGAAGGGCGTCCGTGGACCAACGACGAGGTGGCCGCCCGGCTCAAGGACGCCAACCCCAAGCTCCGCGTGAGCGGCGCCTACCTGTCCGCACTGCGCAATGGCAAGCGCGAACGCCCCTCTCATGAGCTCCTGACGGCGCTGGCCCACTTCTTCGGGGTGCAGCCCGCCTATTTCTTCGACCAGACCTACGCGGACCAGGCCCTCACCCAGCTCGCCCTCCTCGACGAGTTGCACCAGGCCGGAGTGCGCTCCATCGCGCTGCGCGCCGCGGGACTCCCGCCCGAGAGTCTGAACGCGGTCATGTCGGTGCTGGACGAGATAAGGAAACTCCAGGGCCTGCCCCCCGTCGAGGAGTAG
- a CDS encoding PfkB family carbohydrate kinase, giving the protein MRVVVTGTDFVGRRLRAPAPSATANGANVAFGLGQLGVAARRAGAVGINPLLRDQGGADLVVIAPDDPWAMLGHARECRRLAVPFTADPGSGVTHTGTEEARALVRGAHWLFTGAHERELLLAATGWRTQEVLRHVGAWVTTLGARGARVESHHFAEIRVPACEVRRVVDPRGAGDAFRAGFVAGVVSALTIERAAQLGCVTAGFALESPGAQGYAVPLRALPTCCASTPGTHRWTRRPRGSCFRTSTPGSSSRCCAGRGIRTATSWRPRSWRR; this is encoded by the coding sequence TCACAGGAACGGACTTCGTCGGCAGGAGGCTGCGCGCCCCTGCTCCGAGCGCCACCGCCAATGGCGCCAACGTTGCCTTCGGGCTCGGCCAGTTGGGCGTCGCGGCGAGGCGGGCGGGCGCCGTCGGCATCAACCCCCTGCTGCGGGACCAGGGGGGCGCCGACCTGGTCGTCATAGCGCCGGACGACCCGTGGGCCATGCTCGGCCACGCCCGGGAGTGCAGGAGGCTGGCGGTGCCCTTCACGGCAGACCCCGGATCCGGCGTGACACACACCGGGACCGAGGAGGCGCGCGCCTTGGTCCGGGGCGCGCACTGGCTGTTCACCGGCGCGCACGAACGGGAGTTGCTGCTGGCGGCCACCGGATGGCGCACGCAGGAGGTGCTGCGGCACGTCGGTGCCTGGGTGACCACCCTCGGGGCCCGGGGCGCGCGCGTCGAGTCGCACCACTTTGCCGAGATCAGGGTCCCGGCCTGCGAGGTGAGGCGGGTGGTGGACCCTCGCGGAGCCGGTGACGCGTTCCGTGCCGGGTTCGTCGCCGGCGTGGTGAGCGCCCTGACCATCGAGCGCGCGGCCCAACTGGGCTGCGTGACCGCCGGGTTCGCTCTGGAGTCGCCCGGCGCGCAGGGATACGCGGTGCCCCTGCGCGCACTGCCCACATGCTGTGCGAGCACACCCGGGACGCACCGCTGGACCAGGAGACCGCGGGGCAGCTGTTTCCGGACCTCGACCCCCGGCTCGTCCAGCAGATGCTGCGCAGGACGAGGTATCCGGACGGCGACGAGCTGGAGGCCGAGGTCATGGCGTCGGTGA